The Halomicronema hongdechloris C2206 genome includes a window with the following:
- a CDS encoding caspase, EACC1-associated type, whose protein sequence is MGKYALLIGVGEYGKGLQPLPAAPNDVAALQKVLQEPTLGGFDQVKVIINPSHATIAREIELWFQGRKPDDLVVLFFSGHGVKDERRDLYFAACNTEKVNNRLVRSTATSARFVHDCVRSCQAKYQVLILDCCFSGAFGDLMARDDGDINLTEQLGAEGRVVLTSTSAVDYSFEEKGADLSIYTRYLVEGIVSGAADEDEDGVITVDELHHFAGRKVRDTSPAMSPKMITLKDEGYRIRLARSPQDDPRVKYRKEAEKRAATGQFSIPAKRLLRALRQDFGLSDTEAEAIEAEVLKPFQEYQRKRQEYQDTLQQCLQTETPLSPRIIQDLADFRAHLRLKPEDVAAMERAALNGRDLEEYALGLERQRLGAARRRQQQAQEEAERRRQAETDRQRQATNTQGGQPEATDRDAASRRPKTAPQSTPPRSSSQSSTATSDATISRQQFLKWVGLGGVGILITFGINQALKDVPLSSSPNPALPEDAPSEGEALDPNETALESGADEDYRRLAELLDAGQWKEADEATRNIMLKVANRESEGWLDSESLETFPCNAVLKLDQLWVDASDGQFGFSVQKAIYVEECGGSPDGEYDEAAWQCFGDRVGWRVDGNWIGLSDVTLSTAAPSGHLPPFGFWLGFFGFGRAYGIGSALERFELLFSRATTCKL, encoded by the coding sequence ATGGGGAAGTACGCCCTCTTAATCGGCGTCGGCGAGTATGGCAAAGGTCTACAGCCGTTGCCAGCCGCTCCTAATGACGTGGCAGCACTACAGAAGGTACTGCAGGAACCTACCTTGGGCGGGTTTGACCAGGTGAAGGTGATCATCAATCCCAGCCATGCCACCATAGCTCGGGAAATTGAACTATGGTTCCAAGGACGGAAACCAGATGACTTGGTTGTGCTGTTTTTCTCCGGTCATGGGGTCAAAGATGAGCGCCGTGACTTGTACTTCGCCGCCTGCAATACCGAGAAGGTCAACAATCGCTTAGTCCGCTCCACTGCCACCTCCGCCCGTTTCGTCCACGACTGTGTTCGTAGCTGTCAGGCCAAGTATCAGGTATTGATCCTGGACTGCTGCTTCAGCGGCGCCTTCGGTGACCTGATGGCTCGGGATGATGGCGACATCAACTTGACAGAGCAGCTGGGGGCAGAAGGGCGGGTGGTGCTGACCTCCACCAGTGCAGTGGACTATTCCTTCGAAGAGAAGGGTGCCGATCTGTCCATCTATACCCGTTATCTGGTGGAAGGCATCGTCAGCGGTGCCGCCGACGAAGACGAAGATGGGGTGATTACCGTCGATGAGCTGCACCATTTTGCGGGCCGCAAGGTCAGGGATACGTCTCCGGCCATGAGCCCCAAGATGATCACCCTGAAGGACGAGGGCTATCGGATTCGACTGGCCCGCTCACCCCAGGATGATCCTAGGGTGAAATACCGCAAAGAAGCTGAGAAACGAGCTGCTACTGGGCAATTTTCCATTCCTGCCAAGCGCCTGCTGAGGGCGCTGCGACAAGACTTTGGGCTCTCAGATACAGAAGCCGAGGCCATTGAAGCCGAGGTGCTGAAGCCGTTTCAGGAATATCAACGCAAGCGGCAAGAATATCAGGACACCCTGCAGCAGTGCCTGCAGACCGAAACCCCGCTGAGCCCTCGTATCATACAAGACCTGGCTGATTTTCGAGCTCATCTGCGACTAAAGCCCGAGGATGTGGCCGCAATGGAACGCGCCGCCCTGAATGGCCGTGATCTGGAGGAGTATGCCTTAGGCTTGGAACGCCAGCGACTGGGCGCTGCTAGAAGGCGCCAACAGCAGGCCCAGGAAGAGGCCGAGCGTAGACGCCAGGCTGAGACGGACCGACAACGACAAGCTACCAACACCCAAGGTGGACAGCCAGAAGCAACTGATCGAGACGCGGCGAGCCGCCGACCTAAGACAGCCCCCCAATCAACGCCGCCTCGATCGTCATCTCAATCCTCCACAGCTACTAGCGATGCCACAATATCGCGACAGCAATTTCTGAAATGGGTGGGTCTAGGCGGGGTTGGCATCCTGATTACCTTCGGCATTAACCAGGCTCTGAAAGATGTCCCCTTATCATCCTCGCCGAACCCTGCACTGCCAGAGGATGCACCGTCTGAAGGAGAAGCGTTAGATCCGAATGAGACAGCATTAGAGTCTGGGGCAGATGAAGACTACAGGCGATTAGCAGAGTTGCTGGATGCCGGACAGTGGAAAGAAGCCGATGAGGCAACCCGTAATATTATGCTGAAAGTTGCCAACCGAGAATCCGAAGGCTGGTTGGACTCTGAGAGTCTAGAGACTTTTCCCTGCAATGCCGTCCTAAAACTCGATCAGCTTTGGGTGGATGCCAGTGATGGCCAGTTTGGCTTCAGTGTGCAGAAAGCTATCTACGTAGAAGAGTGTGGCGGATCACCGGATGGCGAGTATGATGAAGCTGCCTGGCAGTGCTTTGGCGATAGGGTGGGATGGCGTGTGGATGGTAACTGGATTGGGCTTTCGGATGTAACATTAAGCACCGCTGCCCCAAGCGGCCACCTCCCTCCGTTTGGCTTTTGGCTGGGCTTTTTTGGTTTTGGCCGGGCTTATGGGATCGGTTCTGCCCTCGAGCGTTTTGAGCTTCTCTTTTCTCGTGCAACGACTTGTAAACTGTAG
- a CDS encoding NCS2 family permease, with translation MTNDINAPLTPENDGAIARFFNFAALNTNLRTELLAGVTTFFTMAYILVVNPDILSNAIFLNDPRDLFGELVMATGLAAALATLIMGLYAKLPFALAPGMGINAYFAFTVVLGLGVDWRVALAAVFVEGIIFILLTLSNLRSAIVAAIPEPIKHATTAGIGLFIAYIALKGAGIIVASETTLTTLGNLRQPATATAILGIVITAALVTRRVAGSLLWGIIATALLAWVFGVAPWPGGVGAIPTPPVDLFGQAFVGLGQLLRNNIWQLVSIVFVFLFVDLFDTIGTLTGLGTKAGYIDAEGKFPQVEKAFMADAVGTTAGSVLGTSTVTTYIESASGIAVGGRSGLTAVVAAVLFAASILLIPFFSGIPSFATAPALLIVGVLMMSGARHIDWDDPAAAIASFLTILMMPLSYSIAEGLAMGLIAYPLLKLVQGKGRDTSLGMWILAIIFILRYLFGGL, from the coding sequence GTGACGAATGATATCAACGCACCATTGACACCGGAGAATGACGGTGCGATCGCACGATTTTTTAACTTTGCCGCCCTCAATACCAATCTCCGCACAGAGCTCCTGGCCGGGGTGACCACCTTTTTCACCATGGCCTATATCCTCGTCGTTAATCCGGATATCCTCTCCAACGCCATCTTTTTAAACGACCCCCGGGATCTATTTGGCGAGCTGGTCATGGCCACAGGACTGGCTGCCGCCCTGGCCACCCTGATCATGGGCCTCTATGCCAAGCTGCCCTTTGCCCTGGCCCCCGGCATGGGCATCAACGCCTACTTCGCCTTCACCGTGGTTTTGGGATTAGGCGTCGACTGGCGGGTGGCCCTGGCCGCCGTGTTTGTCGAAGGCATCATTTTCATCCTACTGACCCTGTCGAACCTGCGCAGTGCCATCGTCGCCGCCATTCCGGAGCCGATCAAACATGCCACCACCGCCGGCATCGGCCTGTTTATCGCCTACATCGCCCTGAAAGGGGCCGGCATCATCGTGGCCTCCGAGACCACCCTCACCACCCTGGGTAACCTGCGGCAACCGGCCACCGCCACCGCCATCCTAGGCATTGTCATCACTGCCGCCCTAGTGACCCGCCGGGTAGCCGGGTCCTTGCTCTGGGGCATCATTGCCACCGCCCTGCTGGCCTGGGTTTTCGGCGTCGCCCCCTGGCCCGGCGGGGTTGGGGCCATTCCCACCCCCCCAGTTGACCTATTCGGTCAGGCCTTCGTCGGCCTGGGGCAGCTATTACGCAACAATATTTGGCAATTGGTCAGCATCGTCTTCGTGTTCTTATTCGTCGATCTGTTCGATACCATCGGCACCCTGACCGGATTGGGCACCAAGGCCGGCTATATCGACGCCGAGGGCAAGTTTCCCCAGGTGGAGAAAGCCTTCATGGCCGATGCTGTGGGCACCACCGCTGGCTCCGTGCTAGGCACCTCCACCGTCACCACCTATATCGAGTCGGCTTCTGGCATCGCCGTTGGCGGCCGCAGTGGCTTAACGGCCGTGGTGGCAGCAGTGCTGTTTGCCGCCTCGATTCTACTGATCCCCTTTTTCTCTGGCATCCCTAGCTTCGCCACCGCCCCAGCCCTGCTGATTGTCGGGGTATTGATGATGTCAGGAGCCCGTCACATCGACTGGGACGATCCGGCGGCAGCCATCGCCAGCTTTCTCACCATCTTGATGATGCCCCTGAGCTATTCCATCGCCGAGGGCTTGGCCATGGGGCTAATCGCCTATCCCCTACTGAAACTGGTGCAGGGCAAAGGCCGAGACACCAGCCTCGGCATGTGGATTCTGGCCATAATCTTTATCCTGCGCTACCTCTTCGGTGGCCTCTAA
- the cofG gene encoding 7,8-didemethyl-8-hydroxy-5-deazariboflavin synthase subunit CofG, with amino-acid sequence MPSMPSITYSPAYTLVPTYECFNRCSYCNFRVDPGQDPWLSLAQARQRLAPLSDAVSEILILSGEVHPHSPRRAAWVQHLYDLGRLALDMGFLPHTNAGPLSRAEMAYLQQVNVSMGLMLEQMTPALQQTVHRHAPSKAPQQRLQQLQWAGELGIPFTTGLLLGIGETEQDWLDTLDAIAQVHQRWGHIQEVILQPHQPGQGQAWAGPAFPAQRLVTAIHLARQRLPADITLQIPPNLVDTDQTLWACLEAGARDLGGISPIDEVNPDYPHPSHQQLAHRLRGGGWPLVPRLPIYPHYDNWVAPALQTAVQTWRHRLSLQETQNPIDVI; translated from the coding sequence ATGCCGTCTATGCCGTCAATTACCTACAGCCCAGCCTATACGCTGGTTCCCACCTACGAATGTTTCAATCGCTGCAGTTACTGTAATTTTCGCGTCGATCCAGGGCAGGACCCCTGGCTATCGCTGGCTCAGGCCCGGCAGCGGCTGGCCCCATTATCCGACGCCGTGAGTGAAATTCTCATCCTCAGTGGCGAAGTTCACCCCCACAGTCCCCGCCGGGCTGCCTGGGTGCAGCACCTCTATGATCTGGGCCGCCTGGCCCTAGACATGGGCTTTTTACCCCACACCAATGCCGGTCCCCTCAGCCGGGCCGAGATGGCCTACCTGCAGCAGGTGAATGTGTCCATGGGGCTGATGCTAGAGCAGATGACGCCTGCCCTGCAGCAGACCGTCCATCGCCATGCCCCCAGCAAAGCACCACAACAACGCCTGCAGCAGCTGCAGTGGGCCGGGGAGCTGGGCATTCCCTTTACCACAGGCTTGCTGCTGGGTATCGGGGAAACCGAGCAGGATTGGCTGGACACCCTAGATGCGATCGCACAGGTACACCAGCGCTGGGGCCACATCCAAGAAGTGATTCTACAACCCCATCAGCCGGGTCAGGGTCAGGCCTGGGCCGGGCCTGCCTTTCCTGCCCAGCGGTTAGTCACGGCCATTCACCTGGCCCGGCAGCGACTGCCTGCAGACATTACCCTGCAAATTCCCCCCAACCTAGTCGATACCGATCAAACCCTATGGGCCTGCTTAGAGGCAGGGGCACGGGACCTGGGCGGCATCAGCCCCATCGACGAAGTCAACCCAGACTATCCCCATCCCAGCCACCAGCAGCTGGCCCATCGCCTCCGCGGCGGCGGTTGGCCACTGGTGCCGCGACTGCCCATTTACCCGCATTACGACAACTGGGTAGCACCAGCTTTACAAACAGCCGTACAAACCTGGCGCCATCGCCTATCCCTTCAAGAGACTCAAAATCCGATCGACGTTATCTAA
- a CDS encoding circadian clock KaiB family protein: protein MSRSAEEFKGIALFTPGGDLVYCIAPHKQARWHRDLCATLQARLALPTSPEFLLPCYTATVESWQDPTTGQWQLVAEAYPRVMRYQALLNTVFDLDALSWQPVYSVVAGCSTSVLGNYRQQSPQLWQYHDLVLQVPTSTTAEPATETPTATFGDSPTGYVLRLFVAGYTSTTEYILTALQATLDQYLQQPYTLKVVDVYKHPEQAETDQVSATPTLVRVWPYPARRLVGDLDNVDRILSLLKG, encoded by the coding sequence ATGAGCAGGTCTGCCGAAGAATTCAAGGGGATTGCCCTGTTTACGCCGGGGGGTGATTTGGTTTACTGTATTGCTCCCCATAAGCAGGCCCGCTGGCATCGAGATCTCTGTGCCACCCTGCAAGCTCGTCTGGCGCTGCCGACATCCCCCGAGTTTTTGCTGCCGTGCTACACCGCTACAGTGGAGTCTTGGCAGGATCCGACCACGGGGCAGTGGCAATTGGTTGCCGAGGCCTATCCCCGGGTGATGCGCTATCAGGCATTGCTCAATACGGTCTTCGATCTAGATGCTCTATCTTGGCAACCCGTGTATTCGGTGGTGGCAGGCTGTAGCACCAGTGTCTTAGGGAACTACCGCCAGCAGTCTCCCCAGTTGTGGCAATATCATGATCTGGTGTTGCAGGTGCCTACCTCGACTACGGCAGAACCCGCGACCGAGACGCCCACCGCTACGTTTGGCGACTCTCCCACTGGCTATGTGTTGCGGCTTTTCGTAGCGGGCTATACCAGTACCACTGAGTATATTTTGACGGCCCTGCAGGCCACCCTCGATCAGTATCTGCAGCAGCCCTACACATTGAAAGTGGTGGATGTGTATAAGCATCCAGAGCAGGCCGAAACGGATCAGGTATCAGCCACACCTACGCTGGTGCGGGTCTGGCCCTACCCGGCGCGGCGACTGGTCGGAGATTTAGATAACGTCGATCGGATTTTGAGTCTCTTGAAGGGATAG
- a CDS encoding type IV pilus twitching motility protein PilT — MTESKRPPTPSRVPPPPPPPRAAQPPAQTAAGNRPVTPPPMPTSAGGVKVGGGLTLEKIVREAFDRGFSDVHLGVGEVPRFRDRGEMVITDYPVTDEDTFYSWLSEILRPDEIQDFKQTLDYDGAAQYDFSRVRVNIFGSLRGPAMVLRLIPVKVLTLDQLNFDPVFKDVCHYQKGLILVTGPTGSGKSTTLAAMIDYINTEMARNIITIEDPIEFVHRSKRSLIKQREVGINTLRFEVALRASLREDPDVILIGELRDRETVETSLKAAQTGHLVMGTLHTNSAVKTVERILNMYDPTEQAPMRVALAESLVAVISQGLCRTTDGKRAAFHDILINTDAIRDYILRGQLDEVDALIPKCTFDGMKTMNQSLYALYEAGRITEEVALDMSPKQNEMAQMLRGRI; from the coding sequence ATGACTGAGTCCAAACGTCCCCCGACCCCCTCGCGAGTTCCCCCACCGCCCCCACCCCCCCGGGCAGCTCAGCCTCCAGCCCAGACAGCTGCAGGTAACCGCCCGGTAACTCCGCCCCCGATGCCAACCTCTGCTGGCGGCGTCAAAGTCGGGGGAGGGCTTACCTTAGAAAAAATTGTCCGGGAAGCCTTCGACCGTGGCTTTTCTGACGTTCACCTAGGCGTCGGCGAAGTGCCGCGATTTCGAGACCGGGGCGAGATGGTGATTACCGACTATCCGGTGACCGATGAAGACACCTTCTACAGTTGGCTGTCTGAAATTCTGCGGCCAGATGAAATCCAGGACTTTAAGCAAACTCTCGACTACGACGGGGCGGCCCAATACGACTTCTCCCGGGTCCGGGTTAACATCTTCGGTAGCCTGCGGGGACCGGCCATGGTCTTACGGCTGATCCCGGTGAAGGTTTTGACCCTAGATCAGCTCAATTTCGACCCTGTCTTTAAAGATGTCTGCCACTACCAGAAGGGGTTGATTTTGGTGACCGGGCCGACGGGGTCGGGTAAATCCACCACCTTGGCGGCCATGATCGACTACATCAATACCGAGATGGCCCGCAACATCATCACCATTGAAGACCCGATCGAATTTGTGCACCGCAGTAAGCGGTCCCTGATCAAGCAACGGGAAGTCGGCATCAACACCCTGAGATTTGAAGTGGCGCTGCGGGCCTCGCTGCGGGAAGACCCCGATGTCATCTTGATTGGTGAGCTGCGGGATCGAGAAACCGTAGAAACCTCCCTGAAGGCGGCCCAGACCGGTCACCTGGTGATGGGAACCCTACACACCAACAGTGCGGTCAAAACCGTGGAGCGGATCCTGAATATGTACGATCCGACCGAGCAGGCACCGATGCGAGTCGCCTTGGCCGAATCCTTAGTTGCCGTCATCTCTCAAGGACTATGCCGCACGACCGATGGTAAGCGGGCTGCCTTCCACGATATCTTGATCAACACCGATGCCATTAGGGACTACATCCTACGGGGACAGCTAGATGAGGTGGACGCATTGATTCCTAAGTGCACCTTCGATGGCATGAAGACCATGAATCAATCGCTCTACGCCCTCTACGAAGCCGGACGCATCACCGAGGAGGTGGCCCTAGACATGTCGCCCAAGCAGAACGAAATGGCCCAGATGCTGCGGGGACGCATTTAG